The following are encoded in a window of Gossypium raimondii isolate GPD5lz chromosome 13, ASM2569854v1, whole genome shotgun sequence genomic DNA:
- the LOC128036149 gene encoding uncharacterized protein LOC128036149, with amino-acid sequence MDASSQMDPRKALVLMVSPAFLFCENWDMVSKDVIRYCHDVFEGKKDICEINDTVVVLIHKVRDPKDIMNFRSIGLCRAIFKIISKVLANRLKMVLHSCISHNPSAFVLSRMIHDYILIAHELVHYLQSPKNGPNKGLVIKLDMSKAYDRVE; translated from the coding sequence ATGGATGCTTCCTCTCAAATGGATCCTCGCAAGGCCCTGGTATTGATGGTCTCTCCAGCCTTTCTTTTCTGTGAAAATTGGGATATGGTTAGTAAGGATGTTATCCGGTATTGTCATGATGTTTTTGAGGGTAAGAAAGATATTTGTGAGATTAATGACACGGTGGTTGTGCTTATCCATAAAGTTAGGGATCCCAAGGATATAATGAATTTTCGGTCTATTGGCCTTTGCAGGGCCATTTTTAAAATCATCTCTAAAGTTTTGGCTAATAGACTTAAAATGGTTCTCCACTCTTGCATAAGCCATAATCCAAGTGCCTTTGTCCTAAGTCGTATGATTCATGATTACATTTTAATTGCTCATGAGCTTGTGCATTATTTACAAAGTCCCAAGAATGGGCCGAATAAGGGTTTGGTGATCAAGCTTGATATGAGTAAAGCTTACGACAGGGTTGAGTGA